The following are from one region of the Syngnathus typhle isolate RoL2023-S1 ecotype Sweden linkage group LG22, RoL_Styp_1.0, whole genome shotgun sequence genome:
- the LOC133146648 gene encoding melanocortin-2 receptor accessory protein 2A-like isoform X2, with translation MSSHNRSQSSARRSDYEWQYEYYDEEPVSFEGLKAHRYSIVIGFWVGLAVFVIFMFFVLTLLTKTGAPLQDTDTENLPGPGNGLVNIISQKDDTDDMTVPRPFLEESCPYYNSYISEEAKRWQKPKAKPNGPRGTFNRTGGTTCAVPQQEERLDERKTETDFLPHFNIPNFITFEHNSLGEDDLLCESPITPEENI, from the exons ATGAGCTCGCACAACCGGAGCCAAAGCAGCGCGCGGCGCAGTGACTACGAGTGGCAATATGAATACTACGACGAGGAGCCCGTCTCTTTTGAGGGACTCAAAGCACACAGAT ACTCCATTGTAATCGGATTCTGGGTTGGACTTGCAGTGTTCGTCATTTTCATGTTTTTCGTGCTCACGTTGCTCACAAAGACAGGAGCGCCACTGCAAGA TACAGATACCGAGAACCTGCCCGGTCCAGGCAACGGTCTCGTGAACATCATCAGTCAGAAAGACGACACCGACGACATGACAGTTCCTCGTCCCTTTCTGGAGGAATCCTGCCCCTACTATAATTCCTACATCAGTGAAGAGGCGAAGCGATGGCAAAAGCCCAAAGCGAAGCCCAACGGACCACGGGGGACCTTCAACAGGACCGGAGGTACCACCTGTGCGGTGCCTCAACAGGAGGAGCGCTTAGATGAGCGGAAGACAGAAACGGACTTCTTGCCCCACTTCAACATCCCAAACTTTATCACCTTTGAGCACAACTCATTGGGAGAAGATGACCTGCTGTGTGAGTCACCGATCACACCGGAAGAGAACATTTGA
- the LOC133146648 gene encoding melanocortin-2 receptor accessory protein 2A-like isoform X1, translating to MSSHNRSQSSARRSDYEWQYEYYDEEPVSFEGLKAHRYSIVIGFWVGLAVFVIFMFFVLTLLTKTGAPLQESTDTENLPGPGNGLVNIISQKDDTDDMTVPRPFLEESCPYYNSYISEEAKRWQKPKAKPNGPRGTFNRTGGTTCAVPQQEERLDERKTETDFLPHFNIPNFITFEHNSLGEDDLLCESPITPEENI from the exons ATGAGCTCGCACAACCGGAGCCAAAGCAGCGCGCGGCGCAGTGACTACGAGTGGCAATATGAATACTACGACGAGGAGCCCGTCTCTTTTGAGGGACTCAAAGCACACAGAT ACTCCATTGTAATCGGATTCTGGGTTGGACTTGCAGTGTTCGTCATTTTCATGTTTTTCGTGCTCACGTTGCTCACAAAGACAGGAGCGCCACTGCAAGA AAGTACAGATACCGAGAACCTGCCCGGTCCAGGCAACGGTCTCGTGAACATCATCAGTCAGAAAGACGACACCGACGACATGACAGTTCCTCGTCCCTTTCTGGAGGAATCCTGCCCCTACTATAATTCCTACATCAGTGAAGAGGCGAAGCGATGGCAAAAGCCCAAAGCGAAGCCCAACGGACCACGGGGGACCTTCAACAGGACCGGAGGTACCACCTGTGCGGTGCCTCAACAGGAGGAGCGCTTAGATGAGCGGAAGACAGAAACGGACTTCTTGCCCCACTTCAACATCCCAAACTTTATCACCTTTGAGCACAACTCATTGGGAGAAGATGACCTGCTGTGTGAGTCACCGATCACACCGGAAGAGAACATTTGA